TAACAATGAAAGCATTAATTGGATCTCTTGCATTGTTGCGTGACCTGATGCGTGTAGTTTTAATGAAGGAGAGTTTTCATAAATTGAAATTCCTTCTTCTTTTGATAGTTCGTTTAATAAACGTTCAACAGCAGCATAGTTCCCTGGAATTGGGTTAGAAGACATGATAATTGAATCGGTTTTTTTCAACTGAATTCATGGATGTCTGCCGCTAGCTAGCATATTTAAAGCAGCTAATTCTTCACCTTGTGATCCTGTGCAGAAAATCATAATTTCATTATCAGGATATTTTTCAACATAACGTGATTCAACAATATCATCATCGTTTAAATTAATATAACCAACATCTCTTGATATTGATACGTTATTATCCATTGATTTACCTAGTAAGCAAATCTTACGACCATGTTGGATGGCAATTTCAATTACTTCACTAATTCTGGTAACGTTTGAAGCAAATGTTGATAAGATCACCCGACCATGAGCATTTTTAATAATATTACGAATATTATCGTAGATTTCTTTTTCTGAACTAGAAAAACCAGGCACTTCAGCATTGGTAGTTTCAGTCATAAAAACATCAATACCACGCTTGCTAATTTCAACAACTTTATGGATGTCTAATTCTTCATTTCCAGCATTAAAGTCAAAACGGTAGTCACCACTCTCTACAACATTACCATTAGGCGTTTGAATACATACACCAAATGCATCAGGAATCGAGTGACACACACGATAAAAATCGAATTTAAAGTGTTTGGTTGAAAACTCAGAATGATCATCATAAGTAACAATCTTATATTTATTAAGATTGTGATGTTCATGCAATTTCTTTTCAATCAATTTAGTTGCCATTAATGGCGCATAGATTGCTGGAATACTTACTTCTTTTAATAAATAAGGAATCCCACCAATGTGATCTTCGTGACCGTGGGTGATAATTAATCCCTTAATCTTATGTTCATTGGCTTTTGCGTAAGCAAAATTTGCCACAATTCCATCAATTCCTAACAATTCAACTGATGAAAATTTGATACCACAGTCAACGATTAATAATTCATCGTCATACTCGATACCATACATATTTTTTCCTACTTCTTCCAAACCACCAAATGCAAAAATTTTAGTTGGTTTTTTATTAGGATTG
The Mycoplasma sp. E35C DNA segment above includes these coding regions:
- a CDS encoding ribonuclease J — translated: MIKDFLDINPNKKPTKIFAFGGLEEVGKNMYGIEYDDELLIVDCGIKFSSVELLGIDGIVANFAYAKANEHKIKGLIITHGHEDHIGGIPYLLKEVSIPAIYAPLMATKLIEKKLHEHHNLNKYKIVTYDDHSEFSTKHFKFDFYRVCHSIPDAFGVCIQTPNGNVVESGDYRFDFNAGNEELDIHKVVEISKRGIDVFMTETTNAEVPGFSSSEKEIYDNIRNIIKNAHGRVILSTFASNVTRISEVIEIAIQHGRKICLLGKSMDNNVSISRDVGYINLNDDDIVESRYVEKYPDNEIMIFCTGSQGEELAALNMLASGRHPWIQLKKTDSIIMSSNPIPGNYAAVERLLNELSKEEGISIYENSPSLKLHASGHATMQEIQLMLSLLRPKYLFPIHGEYKMFASLRRLASKCGFDPENVALHKNGQVVYLIDRELYYTNETIDAEPAYIEGKSVSPNVKRIMNTRQVLSEEGIFAITVVIDKATKQIKTQPTLKSSGCFYLKDSHGLMTKIAYEIKTKSNEYLLKNKNYSEAELKKIIHESCRFYIWRNKHRNPLIVSQIREI